From Saimiri boliviensis isolate mSaiBol1 chromosome 9, mSaiBol1.pri, whole genome shotgun sequence, a single genomic window includes:
- the LOC120368329 gene encoding large ribosomal subunit protein eL39-like codes for MSSHKTFRIKRFLAKKQKQNRPIPQWIWMKTGNKIRYNSKRRQWRRTKLGL; via the coding sequence ATGTCTTCTCACAAGACTTTCAGGATTAAGCGATTCCtggccaagaaacaaaagcaaaatcgtCCCATTCCCCAGTGGATTTGGatgaaaactggtaataaaatcAGGTACAACTCCAAAAGGAGACAGTGGAGAAGAACCAAGCTTGGTCTGTAA